A single region of the Kineosporiaceae bacterium SCSIO 59966 genome encodes:
- the trxA gene encoding thioredoxin has product MSTVALTVEDFEQTVRGNDIVLVDFWAAWCGPCRMFAPVFEKASEQHPDIVFGKVDTEAERPLAAAAGITSIPTLMAFREGILVHAQPGALPAPALEQLIEAVRGLDMDDIRRQVAERDARQTA; this is encoded by the coding sequence ATGAGCACCGTCGCCCTCACCGTCGAGGACTTCGAGCAGACCGTTCGCGGCAACGACATCGTCCTCGTCGACTTCTGGGCTGCCTGGTGCGGCCCGTGCCGCATGTTCGCCCCCGTCTTCGAGAAGGCGTCCGAGCAGCACCCCGACATCGTCTTCGGCAAGGTCGACACCGAGGCGGAGCGCCCGCTCGCAGCCGCCGCGGGCATCACGTCGATCCCCACCCTCATGGCGTTCCGCGAGGGGATCCTGGTGCACGCCCAGCCGGGGGCCCTGCCCGCTCCAGCCCTCGAGCAGCTCATCGAGGCAGTGCGCGGACTGGACATGGACGACATCCGACGGCAGGTTGCTGAGCGGGACGCCCGGCAGACTGCCTGA
- a CDS encoding class I SAM-dependent methyltransferase — translation MDGSRWDERYAAADLVWSAGPNRFVEEVAGPLTPGRALDVAAGEGRNGLWLAERGWQVTAVDFSAVGLQRARELARHRLGDAADRFVTVQADVTRWSPPVAAFDLVVVAYLQLPAEQRRVALRNAAAGTAPRGTLLVVAHDRDNLTAGAGGPQDPAVLYTADDVVADLAGSGLVIHRAEQVRRPVPAEDGPDRTALDCLVVAVRPPEDRP, via the coding sequence ATGGACGGCTCCCGGTGGGACGAGCGGTACGCGGCAGCTGACCTCGTCTGGTCGGCCGGTCCCAACCGGTTCGTCGAGGAGGTGGCGGGGCCGCTGACGCCCGGCAGGGCCCTCGACGTCGCCGCCGGCGAGGGACGCAACGGGCTGTGGCTTGCCGAGCGGGGCTGGCAGGTGACCGCGGTGGACTTCTCCGCCGTCGGCCTGCAGCGGGCTCGCGAGCTCGCGCGGCACCGGCTCGGTGACGCCGCAGACCGGTTCGTCACGGTGCAGGCCGACGTGACTCGCTGGTCGCCGCCGGTGGCGGCGTTCGACCTCGTCGTCGTGGCCTACCTCCAGCTGCCGGCGGAGCAGCGGCGGGTCGCCCTGCGCAACGCCGCCGCCGGCACCGCCCCCCGCGGGACACTGCTCGTCGTCGCCCACGACCGGGACAACCTGACCGCAGGTGCCGGCGGCCCTCAGGACCCGGCCGTCCTGTACACGGCCGACGACGTCGTCGCCGACCTCGCCGGCAGTGGACTGGTGATCCACCGGGCGGAGCAGGTGCGACGTCCGGTACCGGCCGAGGACGGCCCGGACCGCACGGCCCTGGACTGCCTCGTCGTCGCGGTCCGCCCTCCGGAGGACCGCCCGTGA
- the acsA gene encoding acetate--CoA ligase — MTVWDDTRARLAGQPGGGLNIAVEAVDRHVAEGRGQDVALRFVGRHGERSVATFAGLSADSGALADLLGQLGTRPGDAVFTLLGRVPELYVTALGTWKARAVLSPLFSAFGPEPVAQRLALGRGRVLVTTEQLYRRKVAPVRDRLPDLEHVLLVGGSTGGVPGGTAFDGALAQGDRAFVVPRTDPQDPALLHFTSGTTGTPKGAVHVHEAVVAHAATAAGVLGLRRGDVYWCTADPGWVTGTSYGIIAPLVLGATSVVDAGDFEARRWYELLAAERVEVWYTAPTALRMLMRAGDELAGEHDLSALRHVASVGEPLNGEVVLWGARVLGHPVHDTWWQTETGAIMIGNPPGEAPVPGSMGRPVPGIEAAVLARGDDGRARVTDGAVEVLTDPDQVGELALRPPWPSMFRGYWGAPERYAAAFAGGWYLTGDLARVDSDGRFWFVGRADDVIKSAGHLVGPFEVESVLMEHPAVVEAGVIGKPDPVAGELVKAFVTLRSGVEPDEALRADILAFGRRRLGSVAPREVDFDQNLPHTRSGKVMRRLLRARELGLPEGDLSTLEGVS; from the coding sequence ATGACGGTCTGGGACGACACGCGGGCCCGTCTGGCCGGCCAGCCGGGTGGGGGTCTCAACATCGCCGTCGAGGCAGTGGACCGGCACGTCGCCGAGGGGCGCGGGCAGGACGTGGCGCTGCGGTTCGTCGGCCGGCACGGTGAGCGGTCGGTGGCTACCTTCGCTGGGCTGTCGGCCGACAGCGGCGCCCTCGCCGATCTGCTGGGGCAGCTCGGCACCCGGCCCGGGGACGCGGTGTTCACCCTGCTCGGCCGGGTGCCGGAGCTGTACGTCACCGCGCTGGGCACGTGGAAGGCGCGGGCCGTGCTGTCGCCGCTGTTCTCGGCGTTCGGGCCGGAGCCGGTCGCGCAGCGGCTGGCTCTCGGCCGTGGTCGCGTGCTCGTCACCACCGAGCAGCTGTACCGGCGCAAGGTCGCCCCGGTGCGCGACCGCCTGCCCGACCTCGAGCACGTGCTGCTCGTCGGCGGGTCCACCGGTGGCGTGCCGGGCGGGACGGCGTTCGACGGGGCGCTCGCCCAGGGCGACCGGGCTTTCGTCGTCCCGCGAACCGACCCGCAGGATCCCGCGCTGCTGCACTTCACCAGCGGCACGACTGGCACCCCCAAGGGCGCGGTTCACGTGCACGAGGCCGTGGTGGCGCACGCCGCGACGGCGGCCGGGGTGCTGGGGCTACGACGCGGCGACGTCTACTGGTGCACGGCCGACCCCGGCTGGGTCACCGGCACGTCCTACGGCATCATCGCCCCGCTCGTGCTCGGCGCCACCAGCGTCGTGGACGCCGGTGACTTCGAGGCGCGGCGCTGGTACGAGCTGCTTGCCGCCGAGCGCGTCGAGGTCTGGTACACGGCGCCCACGGCGCTGCGGATGCTCATGCGGGCGGGGGACGAGCTGGCCGGCGAGCACGACCTGTCGGCGTTGCGGCACGTGGCCAGCGTGGGGGAACCGCTCAACGGCGAGGTCGTGCTGTGGGGCGCCCGAGTTCTCGGCCACCCGGTCCACGACACGTGGTGGCAGACCGAGACCGGCGCGATCATGATCGGCAACCCGCCGGGGGAGGCGCCCGTGCCCGGGTCGATGGGCCGGCCGGTGCCGGGCATCGAGGCGGCCGTGCTGGCACGCGGGGACGACGGTCGGGCCCGCGTGACCGACGGGGCGGTCGAGGTGCTCACGGACCCGGACCAGGTCGGCGAGCTCGCGTTGCGTCCACCGTGGCCGTCGATGTTCCGCGGCTACTGGGGTGCGCCCGAGCGGTACGCCGCGGCGTTCGCGGGTGGCTGGTACCTCACCGGTGACCTGGCGCGGGTGGACTCCGACGGCCGGTTCTGGTTCGTCGGCCGGGCCGACGACGTCATCAAGAGCGCGGGCCACCTCGTGGGACCGTTCGAGGTGGAGTCGGTGCTGATGGAGCACCCGGCGGTCGTCGAGGCCGGGGTCATCGGCAAGCCGGACCCGGTTGCCGGAGAGCTTGTCAAGGCGTTCGTGACGCTACGGTCCGGGGTCGAGCCGGACGAGGCGCTGCGCGCGGACATTCTCGCCTTCGGTCGCCGGCGGCTCGGCTCGGTCGCACCGCGCGAGGTCGACTTCGACCAGAACCTGCCGCACACGCGCAGCGGCAAGGTGATGCGGCGCCTGCTGCGGGCCCGTGAGCTGGGACTGCCCGAGGGCGATCTGTCCACGCTGGAGGGCGTGTCATGA
- a CDS encoding ExeM/NucH family extracellular endonuclease, with protein MQTRHRRTVAAATTLLVTGLLAPVATATSAAAATTDDLLISEYVEGSSYNKAIEIYNGTDAAIDLSAYALEMYFNGNDTPGLTVDLTGTVEAGDVHVLVNSAASEGLLALADQTVGGGWFNGDDALVLTRGNTVVDSLGQVGVDPGSQWGTDLVSTADNTLRRLPTVCTGDTNTADAFDPAAEWEGFAADTFDGLGTHTVTECTPGGGGGTDPGPEPEPQLVPVGAVQGDGDTTPLNGQRVTVEAVVTGDFQTGGFDGFFVQDAGDDDPATSDGIFVYARGAVDVAEGDVVRVTGTAGEYYGSTQLSSRGDEIEVLGAADVPEPLELSVPIGDEERYEGMLVTFPQELTILEYYNFGRYGEIALGTERQYQPTAVHEPGSPEAAALAAANAENRITLDDGRSVENPDPARHPNGEEFTLDNLFRGGDVLTDVTGILDYRYNLWRIQPTQPAGYEARNPRPDVPEVGGTLQMASYNVLNYFTTLDKRGADSLEELERQQAKIVAALAEMDADVYGLVEIENNGTAVLDLVDALNEHIGTDGYYAAIETGVLGGDEITNALIYQPATVTPVGEFAALDYADGRNRPTLLQTFQENATGALVDVAVNHLKSKGSACEEAPDTGDGQGNCAGVRTAAAQQMVDWIAGDPTGSGSPNDLVIGDLNAYDHEDAVDVFVDAGYTDLVKAFGGEYAYSYVFDGQLGYLDHALASAALTEQVTGAAAWHVNADEVSLIDYDTTFKEDAQDALWAPDPYRSSDHDPILVGVGLDVPDTTAPELAVSVSPERIWPPNNTLVPVSVSVEASDDSGDVTVELTDVTATSPKASWTSPKASWVVVDDTEVLVRAVKGTRYTLTYTATDAAGNATVESVTVAVGTNQGWDRKGFTPGR; from the coding sequence ATGCAGACACGGCACCGACGCACCGTGGCCGCGGCAACGACGCTCCTCGTCACCGGGCTCCTCGCCCCGGTGGCGACGGCGACGAGCGCCGCGGCAGCGACCACCGACGACCTGCTCATCAGCGAGTACGTCGAGGGATCGTCGTACAACAAGGCGATCGAGATCTACAACGGCACGGACGCCGCCATCGACCTGTCGGCGTACGCGCTGGAGATGTACTTCAACGGCAACGACACCCCGGGGCTGACCGTGGACCTGACCGGCACCGTGGAGGCCGGCGACGTCCACGTGCTGGTGAACTCCGCAGCCTCCGAGGGACTACTGGCGCTGGCTGACCAGACCGTCGGCGGAGGGTGGTTCAACGGCGACGACGCCCTCGTCCTCACCCGCGGCAACACCGTCGTCGACTCGCTCGGTCAGGTCGGCGTCGACCCGGGCAGCCAGTGGGGCACCGATCTGGTGTCGACCGCCGACAACACGCTGCGCCGTCTGCCGACGGTCTGCACCGGGGACACGAACACCGCCGACGCCTTCGACCCCGCCGCGGAGTGGGAGGGCTTCGCAGCCGACACCTTCGACGGTCTCGGCACCCATACCGTCACCGAGTGCACCCCTGGTGGCGGGGGCGGCACCGACCCGGGCCCCGAGCCGGAGCCGCAGCTGGTGCCGGTCGGCGCCGTCCAGGGCGACGGTGACACGACCCCGCTCAACGGGCAGCGGGTGACCGTCGAGGCGGTCGTGACCGGCGACTTCCAGACCGGCGGGTTCGACGGGTTCTTCGTCCAGGACGCCGGGGACGACGACCCGGCGACCTCCGACGGCATCTTCGTCTACGCCCGCGGTGCGGTGGACGTCGCCGAGGGTGACGTCGTCCGGGTCACCGGTACTGCCGGCGAGTACTACGGCAGCACGCAGCTCAGCAGCAGGGGCGACGAGATCGAGGTGCTCGGGGCCGCCGACGTGCCGGAGCCGCTGGAGCTCAGCGTGCCGATCGGCGACGAGGAGCGCTACGAGGGGATGCTCGTGACGTTCCCGCAGGAGCTGACGATCCTCGAGTACTACAACTTCGGCCGGTACGGGGAGATCGCGCTCGGCACCGAGCGGCAGTACCAGCCGACCGCGGTGCACGAGCCCGGCAGTCCCGAGGCGGCCGCCCTGGCCGCGGCGAACGCCGAGAACCGGATCACCCTCGACGACGGCCGGAGCGTCGAGAACCCGGACCCGGCGCGGCACCCGAACGGCGAGGAGTTCACCCTCGACAACCTCTTCCGCGGCGGGGACGTCCTGACCGACGTCACCGGCATCCTGGACTACCGGTACAACCTGTGGCGGATCCAGCCGACGCAGCCAGCCGGCTACGAGGCCCGCAACCCGCGCCCGGACGTCCCGGAGGTCGGCGGAACCTTGCAGATGGCCTCGTACAACGTGCTGAACTACTTCACCACCCTGGACAAGCGGGGCGCCGACAGCCTCGAAGAGCTCGAGCGGCAGCAGGCGAAGATCGTCGCCGCCCTGGCGGAGATGGACGCCGACGTCTACGGCCTCGTGGAGATCGAGAACAACGGGACCGCGGTGCTCGACCTCGTCGACGCGCTCAACGAGCACATCGGGACCGACGGTTACTACGCCGCGATCGAGACCGGCGTCCTCGGTGGCGACGAGATCACCAACGCCCTCATCTACCAACCGGCCACGGTCACGCCGGTCGGAGAGTTCGCCGCGCTCGACTACGCCGACGGCCGCAACCGGCCGACGCTGCTGCAGACCTTCCAGGAGAACGCGACCGGCGCTCTCGTCGACGTCGCCGTCAACCACCTGAAGTCGAAGGGCTCAGCGTGCGAGGAGGCGCCGGACACCGGTGACGGCCAGGGCAACTGCGCGGGCGTCCGCACCGCGGCGGCGCAGCAGATGGTGGACTGGATCGCCGGCGACCCGACCGGCAGCGGCAGCCCGAACGACCTCGTCATCGGCGACCTCAACGCCTACGACCACGAGGACGCCGTCGACGTGTTCGTCGATGCCGGTTACACCGACCTGGTCAAGGCGTTCGGCGGCGAGTACGCCTACTCGTACGTGTTCGACGGCCAGCTCGGATACCTCGACCACGCCCTGGCCAGCGCCGCCCTCACCGAGCAGGTGACCGGCGCCGCCGCCTGGCACGTCAACGCCGACGAGGTGAGTCTCATCGACTACGACACGACCTTCAAGGAGGACGCCCAGGATGCGCTGTGGGCGCCGGACCCGTACCGGTCCTCCGACCACGACCCGATCCTCGTCGGGGTCGGGCTGGACGTCCCCGACACCACGGCCCCGGAGCTCGCCGTGTCGGTGAGCCCGGAGCGGATCTGGCCGCCGAACAACACGCTCGTGCCGGTGTCCGTGTCGGTGGAGGCCTCCGACGACAGCGGTGACGTCACCGTCGAGCTGACCGACGTCACCGCGACGTCGCCGAAGGCCTCGTGGACATCGCCGAAGGCGTCATGGGTGGTCGTCGACGACACGGAGGTCCTCGTGCGGGCGGTCAAGGGCACGCGGTACACCCTGACGTACACCGCGACGGACGCCGCCGGGAACGCCACGGTCGAGTCGGTCACCGTCGCCGTCGGGACGAACCAGGGCTGGGACCGCAAGGGCTTCACCCCCGGCCGCTGA
- a CDS encoding alpha-ketoacid dehydrogenase subunit beta: MTTTTLTSYRVAVREALREAMHRDERVFLMGEDVGAYGGSFGVSLGLLEELGPERVRDTPLSEAAFVGAGIGAAIGGMRPVVEVMTVNFSLLALDQILNNAATLLHMSGGQVNVPLVVRMTTGGGRQLAAQHSHSLEGWYAAIPGLTVLAPATVADARGMLWPALLDPDPVLIFEHGGLYNVEEPLADDAGPVDITRAAVRRPGTDVTLIAYGGTLSVALAAADLLADDGVDAEVVDLRVLRPLDDETVVGSVRRTHRAVVVDEGWRTGSLAAEVSARITEQAFYDLDAPVQRVCSVEVPMPYARDLEQAALPQPGRVVDAVRAVVG; encoded by the coding sequence ATGACGACGACCACGCTCACCAGCTACCGCGTCGCGGTCCGGGAGGCGCTGCGGGAGGCGATGCACCGCGACGAGCGGGTGTTCCTCATGGGCGAGGACGTCGGCGCGTACGGCGGCTCCTTCGGCGTGAGTCTCGGGCTGCTGGAGGAGCTCGGGCCGGAGCGGGTCCGCGACACCCCCCTGTCGGAGGCCGCGTTCGTCGGTGCCGGGATCGGTGCGGCGATCGGCGGGATGCGCCCGGTCGTCGAGGTGATGACCGTGAACTTCAGCCTGCTCGCGCTCGACCAGATCCTCAACAACGCGGCGACCTTGCTGCACATGTCCGGCGGACAGGTGAACGTGCCCCTCGTCGTCCGGATGACGACCGGCGGCGGACGGCAGCTGGCGGCGCAGCACTCCCACAGCCTGGAGGGCTGGTACGCGGCGATCCCGGGGTTGACGGTGCTCGCGCCGGCGACGGTCGCCGACGCCCGCGGCATGCTGTGGCCGGCCCTGCTCGACCCCGACCCGGTGCTGATCTTCGAGCACGGGGGCCTCTACAACGTCGAGGAGCCTCTCGCGGACGACGCCGGCCCGGTGGACATCACCAGGGCGGCGGTGCGACGTCCCGGCACCGACGTGACCCTGATCGCCTACGGCGGGACGCTGTCCGTCGCCCTGGCCGCGGCCGACCTGCTGGCCGACGACGGCGTGGACGCCGAGGTCGTGGACCTGCGCGTGCTGCGGCCGCTCGACGACGAGACCGTCGTCGGGTCGGTGCGCCGCACCCACCGTGCGGTGGTGGTCGACGAGGGCTGGCGCACAGGCAGTCTCGCGGCCGAGGTCAGTGCCCGGATCACCGAGCAGGCGTTCTACGACCTCGACGCGCCGGTGCAGCGAGTCTGCTCGGTGGAGGTGCCGATGCCGTACGCCCGCGACCTCGAGCAGGCGGCGCTGCCTCAGCCCGGACGCGTCGTGGACGCGGTACGTGCGGTGGTGGGCTGA
- a CDS encoding DUF302 domain-containing protein encodes MSYGTSVTVDSPFEETVTAVREALADQGFGVLTEIDVQATLKKKLDHDMDPYLILGACNPPLAKRGLDAEAGLGLLLPCNVVVRADGDRTVVEAIDPQTMVELTGNDDLKSVADEAALRLAAALRTLES; translated from the coding sequence ATGAGCTACGGAACCTCCGTCACCGTTGACAGCCCGTTCGAGGAGACCGTGACCGCGGTCCGGGAGGCGCTCGCCGACCAGGGATTCGGCGTCCTCACCGAGATCGACGTCCAGGCCACGTTGAAGAAGAAGCTCGACCACGACATGGACCCCTACCTCATCCTCGGGGCGTGCAACCCGCCGCTGGCCAAGCGCGGCCTGGACGCCGAAGCCGGTCTGGGCCTGCTGCTGCCGTGCAACGTCGTCGTGCGCGCCGACGGTGACCGCACCGTGGTGGAGGCGATTGACCCTCAGACCATGGTCGAGCTGACCGGCAACGACGACCTCAAGTCGGTGGCCGACGAGGCCGCGCTGCGGCTCGCTGCGGCCCTGCGGACCCTGGAGTCCTGA
- a CDS encoding 2-oxo acid dehydrogenase subunit E2, with amino-acid sequence MADFVMPSLGADMEEGTVLQWLVKPGDVVHRGDVVAVVDTDKAAVDVEVFSDGVVEELLVPEGTRVPVGTPLARLAPGGAAVATAPTPAPAASAPAAPAPAAPAPAAHAPATSPLVRKDARSHGVDLARVHGSGPGGRVRRADVGRPTRPPVSPYARRLAREQGVDLASVRGTGPGGAVRADDVRAAATVAPAPAPRAASPMRVSPMRETIARAMTRSWREVPHYHLASTIDLHPAVTWLRQINLDRPVSDRVVPAALLLKATALALRDVPELNGFWADDAFAGSPTVHLGVAVSLRGGGLVAPALLDADQLPLADLMRGLRDLVERARRGRLRREELESATATVTNLGDLGVEVVHGVVYAPQVALVGFGRVVERPWAVDGMVGVRPVVTATLAADHRATDGFTGARFLAAVEKYLQRPEGL; translated from the coding sequence GTGGCCGACTTCGTGATGCCGTCCCTCGGCGCGGACATGGAGGAGGGCACCGTCCTGCAGTGGCTGGTGAAGCCGGGGGACGTCGTCCACCGCGGGGACGTCGTCGCCGTCGTGGACACCGACAAGGCCGCCGTCGACGTCGAGGTGTTCTCGGACGGCGTCGTCGAGGAGCTGCTGGTCCCGGAGGGAACGCGGGTGCCGGTGGGCACTCCGCTCGCCCGGCTCGCGCCGGGCGGCGCGGCCGTCGCAACCGCCCCGACCCCGGCCCCGGCAGCGTCGGCCCCGGCAGCGCCGGCCCCGGCAGCGCCGGCCCCGGCAGCGCACGCGCCGGCGACCTCTCCGCTGGTGCGCAAGGACGCTCGGTCTCACGGTGTGGATCTGGCGCGAGTGCACGGCAGCGGCCCGGGTGGACGGGTGCGACGCGCGGACGTCGGTCGTCCCACCCGGCCGCCGGTCTCGCCGTACGCCAGGCGTCTCGCGCGCGAGCAGGGCGTTGACCTCGCCTCTGTGCGCGGGACCGGCCCGGGTGGTGCCGTGCGGGCCGACGACGTGCGGGCGGCGGCCACGGTCGCGCCGGCCCCGGCCCCGCGTGCGGCGTCACCGATGCGGGTGTCACCGATGCGCGAGACCATCGCCCGCGCCATGACGCGGTCGTGGCGGGAGGTGCCGCACTACCACTTGGCGTCGACCATCGACCTGCACCCGGCCGTGACGTGGCTGCGGCAGATCAATCTCGACCGGCCGGTCAGTGATCGGGTCGTGCCGGCGGCGCTGCTGCTCAAGGCCACCGCCCTTGCGCTGCGAGACGTGCCGGAGCTCAACGGGTTCTGGGCGGACGACGCCTTCGCCGGGTCGCCCACGGTGCACCTGGGCGTGGCGGTGTCGCTGCGCGGTGGGGGACTGGTGGCGCCGGCGCTGCTGGACGCCGACCAGCTGCCGCTGGCGGACCTGATGCGCGGTCTTCGTGACCTCGTCGAGCGAGCCCGGCGCGGCCGGCTGCGCCGCGAGGAGCTCGAGTCGGCGACGGCGACCGTGACCAACCTGGGCGACCTGGGGGTCGAGGTCGTGCACGGGGTCGTCTACGCGCCGCAGGTCGCGCTCGTCGGTTTCGGTCGCGTCGTGGAGCGGCCGTGGGCGGTCGACGGGATGGTCGGTGTCCGGCCGGTCGTCACGGCGACGCTCGCCGCGGACCACCGGGCGACCGACGGGTTCACCGGTGCCCGCTTCCTGGCAGCCGTCGAGAAGTACCTACAGCGTCCGGAGGGGCTGTGA
- a CDS encoding rhodanese-like domain-containing protein: MLSHLPPICWRTSVGLWNLFGNRLPAVDAETARELVAGEAVMLDVREATEWRAGHAPHAVHVPLGRIAEAPKRLRAGRQVVVVCRSGNRSRQATRRLRELGIDAVNLRGGMRAWQAAGGAVVDGRNRPGVVA; encoded by the coding sequence ATGTTGTCGCACCTGCCGCCGATCTGCTGGAGGACAAGCGTGGGACTGTGGAACCTGTTCGGCAACCGGCTGCCGGCCGTCGACGCCGAGACCGCCCGGGAGCTGGTGGCCGGCGAGGCCGTCATGCTCGACGTCCGCGAGGCCACGGAGTGGCGGGCCGGGCACGCTCCGCACGCCGTCCACGTCCCGCTGGGGCGGATCGCGGAGGCGCCCAAGCGGCTACGGGCGGGCCGGCAGGTCGTCGTCGTGTGCCGCAGCGGCAACCGGTCGCGGCAGGCCACCCGCAGGTTGCGTGAGCTGGGCATCGACGCGGTGAACCTCCGTGGCGGCATGCGAGCCTGGCAGGCCGCCGGCGGGGCAGTCGTCGACGGCCGCAACCGCCCCGGCGTCGTGGCCTGA
- a CDS encoding pyridoxamine 5'-phosphate oxidase family protein, translating into MTPVEARALLGTVSIGRVVFADRGLPAVLPVTFLLEGDAVFFRTAEGSRLARAGDDEVLTFQADMLSPASRTGWSVVVTGNAEVVTDPSTRSAMMARLEPWVPGIRDVVVRIPLTVVQGRRITAH; encoded by the coding sequence CTGACCCCTGTCGAGGCTCGGGCGCTTCTCGGCACTGTGTCGATCGGCCGCGTCGTGTTCGCCGACCGCGGTCTGCCCGCGGTCCTGCCGGTGACCTTTCTGCTCGAGGGAGACGCCGTGTTCTTCCGGACGGCGGAGGGCTCGCGGCTGGCCCGGGCCGGGGACGACGAGGTGCTCACCTTCCAGGCCGACATGCTGAGCCCGGCGTCCCGCACCGGGTGGAGCGTGGTCGTCACCGGCAACGCCGAGGTCGTCACCGACCCCTCGACGCGGTCCGCGATGATGGCGCGGCTCGAGCCGTGGGTGCCGGGTATCAGGGACGTCGTCGTCCGGATCCCGCTGACCGTCGTGCAGGGCCGGCGGATCACCGCGCACTGA
- the pdhA gene encoding pyruvate dehydrogenase (acetyl-transferring) E1 component subunit alpha translates to MLREMLRVRRFEERCVELYSAQRIRGFMHLYVGEEAVAVGVCDALDPQDAVVSTYREHGHALARGMPMESLMAEMFGKVTGCSRGRGGSMHLFDVARRFYGGNAIVGGGLPLAVGLALADRMRGQTRVTTCFFGDGAVAEGVFHESMNLAALWRLPVLFVCENNLYAMGTALARHQAQTDLALRAAGYGMVSWAVDGMDVDAVASAARRAVALVRSGTGPCFLEMRTYRFRAHSMYDSDRYRDKAEVEAWKQRDPLPALALRLRADGSLDDETWQAMEAEVAREVDAAVEAAEAAPTEPVEDLTRFVRSESAPS, encoded by the coding sequence CTGCTGCGGGAGATGCTGCGCGTGCGCCGCTTCGAGGAACGCTGCGTGGAGCTGTACAGCGCGCAGCGGATCCGCGGCTTCATGCACCTGTACGTGGGGGAGGAGGCCGTCGCCGTCGGTGTCTGCGACGCGCTCGACCCGCAGGACGCCGTGGTGTCGACGTACCGCGAGCACGGGCACGCACTCGCCCGCGGGATGCCGATGGAGTCGCTGATGGCCGAGATGTTCGGCAAGGTCACCGGGTGCTCACGAGGCCGCGGCGGGTCGATGCACCTGTTCGACGTCGCACGGCGTTTCTACGGCGGCAACGCGATCGTCGGCGGCGGGCTGCCGCTCGCGGTGGGGCTGGCGCTCGCTGACCGGATGCGGGGGCAGACGCGGGTGACCACGTGCTTCTTCGGCGACGGCGCGGTGGCAGAGGGCGTGTTCCACGAGTCGATGAATCTCGCCGCGCTGTGGCGGCTGCCGGTGCTGTTCGTCTGCGAGAACAACCTCTACGCGATGGGAACCGCGCTCGCGCGGCACCAGGCGCAGACCGACCTGGCCCTGCGGGCCGCCGGGTACGGGATGGTGTCCTGGGCGGTCGACGGCATGGACGTCGACGCCGTCGCCTCCGCCGCCCGGCGCGCAGTCGCCCTGGTGCGCTCGGGTACCGGCCCGTGCTTCCTGGAGATGCGGACCTACCGCTTCCGGGCCCACTCGATGTACGACTCGGACCGCTACCGCGACAAGGCCGAGGTCGAGGCGTGGAAGCAGCGGGACCCGCTGCCCGCACTGGCCCTGCGCCTGCGCGCCGACGGTTCTCTGGACGACGAGACCTGGCAGGCGATGGAGGCCGAGGTGGCACGGGAGGTCGACGCCGCCGTGGAGGCCGCGGAGGCCGCGCCGACCGAACCGGTCGAGGACCTCACCCGCTTCGTCCGCTCCGAGTCGGCGCCGTCATGA